One Spirochaeta africana DSM 8902 genomic window carries:
- the bcp gene encoding thioredoxin-dependent thiol peroxidase → MLSPGDTAPDFTLTDASGQPVTLAQFRGKKVVVYFYPKDNTPGCTTQACGLRDAYQDILDKGAVVVGISADSEASHARFQSKYELPFHLVSDPEKIAISAFGAWGEKKMYGKVYQGITRCTFIIDETGTIAHVFPKVSPKTHADKVLEVL, encoded by the coding sequence ATGCTGTCACCCGGCGATACCGCCCCCGATTTCACCCTTACCGATGCATCCGGCCAACCCGTCACCCTGGCCCAGTTTCGCGGCAAAAAGGTCGTCGTGTACTTCTACCCCAAGGACAACACCCCCGGCTGCACCACCCAGGCCTGCGGACTGCGCGACGCCTACCAGGACATCCTGGACAAAGGCGCCGTCGTCGTCGGCATCAGCGCCGACAGCGAAGCCTCCCACGCCAGGTTCCAGAGCAAGTACGAACTCCCCTTTCACCTTGTCAGCGACCCCGAAAAGATAGCCATCTCCGCATTCGGCGCCTGGGGCGAAAAAAAGATGTACGGCAAGGTGTACCAGGGCATCACCCGCTGCACCTTCATCATCGACGAAACCGGCACCATCGCCCACGTCTTTCCCAAGGTCAGCCCCAAAACCCACGCCGACAAGGTACTCGAGGTTCTCTGA